A window of Castanea sativa cultivar Marrone di Chiusa Pesio chromosome 8, ASM4071231v1 genomic DNA:
TGGAGATGCTGGACATGGAGGAAGTGGACAGGGAGATCTCTGTTGACGAAGCTGCCCAAGCAACGGCTGCTGATGTTCCCAGAGACCTTCCTGCAGTTGATGTCCCAGTCGTCAAAGCTCCTGCCCTTGGTGACCCTGCCGACGACGATGCCATCCCGGATGTCTGATCCTGTTACTTGTTcaaaatttcccttttttttttaggtgccTGACATGTTTAAGGCTCAAATTCCAGAACATctttaattggttttttttttgataagtatatCTTTAGCctagtgtttatgggtttttacATGTAAAAACAATGGTAATTGCCCttggtttttgggcttttataatATTGTATTTACTTACATATGTTGTCCCTGTGTGCATCCTTCAAAGCATGTCAACTTCTTCGTATCCGTCAGGGTTCGATTTCATCTCTTTGTCTTTGTCGGTAATGTatatccgtctaggcggaatctcattacttaggcttttttttttcttttctttttagccttcgtcagtaatgtacatccgtctaggcggaatcttattacttaggctttttttttttttttttttaatctttttagccttcgtcagtaatgtacatccgtctagacggaatcttattacttaggttttttttttttttagccttcgtcagtaatgtaacTCCGTCTAggtggaatcttattacttaggccttttttttttctttttagccttcgtcagtaatgtacatccgtctaggcggaatcttattacttaggtttttttttttttttttaaccttcgtcagtaatgtacatccgtctaggcggaatcttattacttagacttttttttttctttttagccttcgtcagtaatgtacatccgtctaggcgaaatcttattacttagacgtATCGGGTTTTCGGAATTTGCTACTGACGAGACCTGTATGAAGATATTATTTgaatctttatttcattaattttcaggAATGAGTACATTCTTGTGTTACATCTGTTgatggtatttcttcaagtACTCAATGTTCTAGGGTCGTGGAAGCCTCCGCCCGTCTAGGATCTCCAAATGATAGCTGCCTTGCCGGGAATAGTAGACGACTCTATAAGGTCTTTCCCATGTAGGACCGAGCTTCCCTTGGGCGGAATTTTTGGTTGCTGTGGTGACTTTACGCAAGACGAGGTCGCCAATTCCAAGTCGTCTGAGCTTGACCCTCTTGTTATAATACTCGGTCATCTTCTGCTGGTACTTCATCGTCTTGCTGGAGGCCTTGTCTCTTATTTCGTCTAGGCAATCCAGATTGATTCGGAGTAGGTCGTCGTTGTCTTTCTCGCGGAATATTTCTCACCTGATGCTGGCCACGCCCACCTCGACTGGGGATTACCGACTCAGTACCATAAGTGAGCTTGAAAGGCGTTTCTCCTATTGGGGTTCTTGCTGTtgttctgtaggcccacaagacattgggcaattcttcggGCCATGCACCCTTTGCCTCGTCCAGTCGGGCTTTGATAATTCTGAGTAGTGTCTGGTTAGTTACTTCCGTTTGTCCGTTCACCTGTGGGTGTCTTGGGGACGAGAATTGGTTCTCGATACCTAGTCCcgagcaaaagtctctaaatccTTGGGTGTCGAACTGATGACCATTATTTGATATAATTGTTCTTGGAATCCCGAACCTGTAAATtatattcttccacacaaagCTACGGATCCTTGCCTCTGTGACAGTTGCTATTGCTTCTGTTTcgacccattttgtgaagtaatcaatagcaACGAGCAGGAACCTTACCTGTCCTTTTCCCAGGGGCAGTGAGCCGACGATATCAATCCCCTATTGTGTGAACGGCCACGGGGAGGTTATCGTCGTCATCTTCTCTGCTGGCAGCCTCTGGACGTTCCTgaacctctggcacttatcGCACCTATTGACAAGCTCTGTAGCGTCTACCTGCATGGTCAGCCAAAAATATCCTGTTCAAATAACTTTGCTTACCAAAGATCTAGGCCCAGCGTGgtctccacaaattccttcatggacTTCTCGAAGGAtgtacttggcttcttcctcgTTGACACACTTCAAATAGGGTAGGGAGAAGCCCCTTTTGTATAAGGTGTCATTCAAAGTCGTAAATCTAGCCGCTCTTGTTTTAATCTTCCTGGCTTCTCGGGCGTCGCGAGGGAGATGCCCATCTTAAAGAAATGACACGATCGGTGCCATCCAGCTATTTATGCTTTGGATGGAAAATATTGGGACTTCTTCGATGCTGGGGTgtttctgaatctccatgagTAATTCCCTGTTCGTCGGTTCTTCTTCTGACGAGGCCATCTTCGCTACCTCATTTGCCGCCATATTCTAGTCTCTCGAGATCCGAACGAAGTCCAACTTATCGAACTCGCGGGCTAGATGTTTCGTCAGcttgaggtacttcttcattctctcctcttttgcctcatactcttccctgatctgCCCTATTGCCAATTTGGAGTTGCTCTGAATAAGCAGGTTCTTAATCCCAAGTGCTTTTCCGAGTCTCAGTCCCGTCAATATcccttcgtactcggcctcgttgttagttgccgggaattttaattggactccatatCTGAGTTTTTCTCCATCGGGGGTGTTTATGATAACccctactcctcccctcttttgggCTGATGAGCCATCAGTCTGAATCGTCCATTGTTCCGCCTCGTCTTTGCCGTCGTCACCTTTTGGAAGGGTGAACTCGGCAATAAAATCTGCTAAAGCTTGCGCCTTGATAGCCATTTTGGGATAGTActcgatgtcgaactggctgagttcgattgcccacTGGACCATTCTCCTCGCTGCCTCAAGTTTGTTCATGGATTTCCTGATTAGTTGATCCGTCATTACCAGGATAGGATGTGCTTTGAAGTATGGTCGTAGCTTCCGTGAAGCTACTATTAAGGCGAATGCGATCTTCTCAATTCTGGGATACCTGGCTCCTGTTCCCTGGAGGGCTTGACTGACGTAGTAAACTGGAAGCTgcttcttatcttcctctcGAATCAAGGCCGCACTGACGGCCGTGGTTGATGCTGCcaagtataaataaaggtttTCCCTTACCTTTGACGGACTCAAGAGGTGCAGATTACTCAGGTAACGTTTGAGCTCTTGAAACACTACTTCGCATTCGTTAGTCCAGGAaaaagcttgcttcaatgtcTTGAAAAAGGGTATACATTTGTCTgttgctttagagacgaacctattgagtgcagcGATCGTTCCTATGAACTTTTGGACTTATTTGACGGTCTTCGGTGATGCCATGTTGAGTATTGCTTGTACCTTctccggatttgcttctattcctctttgggacaccatgaactcTAGGAACTTTCCTGAGGCTACCCCGAACACACACTTACTAGGATTCAGCTTCATCTGATATTTTCGGAGGGTATCAAACGTCTCTCTCAGATCGTCCAAGTGAGTCAACTCCtttttgctcttgacgagcatatcgtccacatacacctccatgtttctgccaatttgcttgctgaacatcttgtttactagTCTTTGGTATGTTGCTCCTATGTTCTTCAGTCCGAAGGGCATCACTTTATAGCAGTAGAGCCCTCggcttgtgatgaaagcagttttttcctgatcttcctcggccatttttatctggttgtatcctgaaaaagcatccatgaacgTCAGTAACTTATGCCCGGCCGTAGAATCTACCAGCTGGTTTATCCTAGGCATGGGGAAACTGTCCTTTGAGCAGGCCTTGTTTAGGTCcgtaaagtccacgcacattctccatttcccattcgcTTTTTTTACCAGCACAACGTTGGCTAGCCACTCAAGATAATAAACCTTTCGGATGAAGTCAGCCTGCAACAACCTGTTAACTTCGTCGGTGATTGCTTGGcttcgttcgggggcaaagactCGTCGTCTCTGTTGGACTGGCTTTTTCCCAAGATCTATGTTCAACTCGTGTTGGATTACCTAACGTGGTATGCCgggcatatcctcgtgactccataCAAATACGTCCAAGTTTTCCTTGAGGAATTGGACGAGTTTCTTCCTCATCTTGGGGCTTAAGGTTGTTTCTATCCTCGTCACCTTTGCAGTTTCCCCCTCGACGGGTTCAACTGTTTCCAAAGCTTCcactttgtcttctttttcttcctcaatCGTCCACGTGTGGTTTTCCCCTGCAGCCAGTACAGCTTGGTAGCATTCCTGGGCCAAGACTTGATCCCCTTTCACCTCGCCGACTCCGTCCTCGGTTAGGAATTTTACCTTTAGGTAGTAGGTGGATGTAGCTACTTTCCACTTGTTAAGAACGGGTCTCCCAATGATTACGTTATATGAGGAGGGGCAATCTATCACCAGGAAGTCCAATTGATGGGTCAACTGCTTCGGGTAGGTCCCTATTATGACTTTTAGCGTCACTATGCCCTTGGGCTATACCCTGTCTCCACtgaagctgacgaggggggaaTCGAACGAGCGCAATCTTCCAGGATCTAGTTTCAACTGTTGGAAGGCCAGTAAGTACATGATGTCTGCGGAGCTGCCGTTGTCTACGAGGATCCTCTTAGTGTTAAACCCTTCGATTGTGAGCGTTATAACTAGGGGGTCATTATGTGGCTGCCTTATTCCCCGAGCATCCTCTTCGTTGAAAAATATATCTTGGTTTGTCCGTCTTTGCTTCAATGGGGGCTCTACATGGACGATGTTTACTTGTCTCTGGCATGTTTTCTTAAGAGACTTGTATGATCCCCTCAAGAATGGCCCCTCTGCGATCGTacttatctccccgatcacatCCTGTGGTGGTTGGGATGGATGGATCTCATTCTTGGAAAAGGATTCGCGTTGGCTCTTGTTGCCGTCTATGAACCTGCTAGACTCCCCCTTCTTCACATACTTTTGTAGTTTTCCTTTCTATATCAACTCCTCTATCTGTCCTTTCAGGTCTCGGCAATCCTCTGTGTAATGGccatgatccttgtggaattagtagtatttgttcttgtcacGCACGTTAGGGGACGAATGCAAAGGTCTCGGCCACTGAAGATAGTGTTGATCCTAgatctgtgtcaaaattttgtcaacaggcataattagaggggtgaattttaccggtcgtggagctttctcATCTCTTCGTTTGTCTACGTCACCTCCTCGATTGCCTGGACActccctcttttgtcccctgcattcgtcttccttccttccttttttGGCCTTTCCTCGTCCACGATGGCTGCTAGTGCGTCCTtggcattcatgtacttttgggcTTTCAGTAGCATCTCTGCCATTGTCCGAGGCGGATTCTTTGCCAGCGAGACGACAAATTCTCTGGACTTAAGCCCTGCTTTAAATGTTGTTAGCTGCACCTTTTTGTCTGCGTCGTCCACCTCTAGGGTCTCTCGAGTGAAGTGTTTCACGTACGAccgcaaggtctccctctccccttgcttaatagtgagtaggtgatccaCTGGTCTCTTGGGACGTTGCCCCCCGATGAAATGGCGCAGAAAGGCACTACTTAACTGCTCGAAGTTGTCAATGGATGAAGTgggcaatctcgtgaaccaCTCTCTTCCAGCTCCCCTCAACATAGTAGGGAAGGAATGACACATTATttcatcagggggctgttgaaggcctaaggtcgtcttgaaggtattaaggtgatcttAGGGATTCTTGAGCTCATCGAAAGGCTAAAGTTGAGGCAACCAAAATTTTGCTGGTACTGGTCGTTCTAAGACTGCCATGTTAAAGGGAAAATCCATCGCCCTGACCATTCTATCTAGGCTTCGATCCGTCTTCTCTTTGATGGCATTTCTTAGttcgtccatctcctttctcatttcttggaGGAGGTTGGAATGTTGTTCCTCTAGAGTAATGGTCCTTCGTCGATCACTTCTCCCGTGACTGTCCCTTTCGTCCTCTTAGACAGCTCTTGATCGGTTCTCTTCTTGTTGTAGCCTTTGTCTCATTTCCTGATTCTATTTGGTGAGTTCTTCAATGGTGGCCGCGAGAGTTTGAACTTGCTGTGCCAAGGCCGCTGAATCTTGGTTAGATTCCATCTGGATATCGGAGCTGGTAGGAACCGCATTTTCGAACCGTAGTACGAGAATCTCGTTtaccacagacagcgccaaactgatgaagcagaaGCTCGTCAGTCGCTATGGGTTCGTCCAAACAGTGCCTTTCACGCTTCGGCGGCGTGATGGAAGCAAGAACTCActcaaatggtcaccggtgtggtgcttgCCACAACG
This region includes:
- the LOC142606337 gene encoding uncharacterized protein LOC142606337; this translates as MCHSFPTMLRGAGREWFTRLPTSSIDNFEQLSSAFLRHFIGGQRPKRPVDHLLTIKQGERETLRSYVKHFTRETLEVDDADKKVQLTTFKAGLKSREFVVSLAKNPPRTMAEMLLKAQKYMNAKDALAAIVDEERPKKEGRKTNAGDKRGSVQAIEEVT